In a single window of the Delftia tsuruhatensis genome:
- a CDS encoding acyl-CoA thioesterase codes for MNFPSHQLSMTVLMSPDMANFSGNVHGGAILKQLDQVAYACASRYAGRYVVTLSVDQVMFLQPIHVGELVTFLASVNHTGKSSMEIGIKVVAEDIRTQVVRHVNSCFFTMVAVDENKQPAAVPTLVPSTDEERRRWQAALIRKDLRRELAQRFEQSRVTASSSVRPG; via the coding sequence ATGAATTTCCCATCGCACCAGCTGAGCATGACCGTGCTCATGTCGCCCGACATGGCGAACTTTTCGGGCAACGTCCACGGCGGCGCCATCCTCAAGCAGCTCGACCAGGTGGCCTACGCCTGCGCCAGCCGCTATGCGGGCCGCTATGTGGTCACGCTGAGCGTGGACCAGGTGATGTTCCTGCAGCCCATCCATGTGGGCGAGCTGGTGACCTTCCTGGCCAGCGTCAACCACACCGGCAAGTCGTCGATGGAGATCGGCATCAAGGTGGTGGCCGAGGACATCCGTACCCAGGTGGTGCGCCATGTCAACAGCTGCTTTTTCACCATGGTGGCCGTGGATGAGAACAAGCAGCCGGCCGCCGTGCCGACGCTGGTGCCTTCCACCGACGAGGAAAGGCGCCGCTGGCAGGCGGCTCTGATCCGCAAGGACCTGCGCCGCGAGCTGGCCCAGCGCTTCGAGCAAAGCCGCGTGACGGCCAGCAGCTCGGTCAGGCCGGGCTGA
- a CDS encoding ATP-binding protein, which produces METPGPTPFAAGRCPRAAGPARRPRGATPHWRHAAVQVLACAVLALPWPAPCHAAAADILLAARGTSAAQAWLKPAQRRWLEERGPLTLGISTPDHPPLGMLDAGRFQGITADYLGLLFPTPVRIRAYASRAAMLDALQRGEIDLGCGGTALEAARSELRLSEPYLPSQPVLVSVMDAPFDPKRKGTRLAMTPEQLPRSLVAAAYPASELVTYETPRRALEALSLGEIDAFIGDTVSVHYLMQAHSLLNLRVQGFAPVESRGFGFLLRQDDTLLGAYLDQALPRIAMQHGDDILRGWSGSHRPLQIGDRVTLTPAEQRWLDTHPSVRVALNGSLGSLGRVDPEGHAHGIGPDYLELIGRRTGLRFEYTGARNYAELEALLGTGRALLTPTYTPPQDPSPAVHLLAPFLRSSVVVMTLPHAQAAPAQPPKPRRIHHLHELAGQRVAMVAGFFLEGVVRREHPAIRLQMYPDLVQALSSVEAGSSDAFVGNDHAARYANALQHEGRLQLTGILDDYTRPVGLAVHASAPELRSILEKAQLSIAPEEVATIVNHWAPRDHAGGARFWREHRQRLLLLACALALATAISLFWGLRLSRQVRRTRRAERRAEAANQAKSLFLSTTSHEIRTPLSAIIGLLELAQDREKLGLPHREPLANARKASQSLLLLLGNVLDLHRIESGHIDSTAQPVALKPLIEEMAPLLQGLAHAKQLALHTDVGADVDRCVTADPLHLKQILFNLLSNAIKFTERGSVTLRAQGASRHGRMLLQLEVEDTGIGISPHDQARLFQAFSQVDAAGQAQAFGSGLGLSITRRLVEHMGGTIHLDSAPGKGSCFRVRLSLPLAHADAGPAGGPLLHAAMAQDSAGRQGQGGIRILAVEDYLFNRELLKSQLAALGHSIVLASDGQEAWSCCLAEPFDLIITDGRMPQMDGVELIRRLRQHEQEGRLRRCHVVALTASTDASEARRYLQAGADEVLSKPASMEDLQRIASQVEEDLHGGCMPPRPTLVSPA; this is translated from the coding sequence GCCTTGGCCCGCGCCCTGCCACGCCGCTGCAGCAGACATTCTGCTGGCGGCACGGGGAACGTCCGCCGCGCAGGCCTGGCTCAAGCCTGCTCAGCGCCGATGGCTGGAGGAGCGAGGCCCGCTGACCCTGGGCATCTCCACGCCCGACCACCCGCCGCTGGGCATGCTCGATGCCGGGCGTTTCCAGGGCATCACGGCCGACTATCTGGGATTGCTGTTTCCCACGCCAGTGCGCATCCGGGCCTATGCCTCGCGCGCGGCCATGCTCGACGCGCTTCAGCGCGGCGAGATCGACCTGGGGTGCGGGGGCACCGCACTGGAGGCCGCGCGCAGCGAGCTGCGGCTGAGCGAGCCCTATCTGCCAAGCCAGCCCGTGCTGGTGTCGGTGATGGATGCGCCCTTCGACCCGAAGCGCAAGGGCACCCGCCTGGCCATGACGCCAGAACAGCTGCCGCGCTCGCTGGTCGCGGCCGCCTATCCCGCCAGCGAGCTGGTGACCTACGAAACGCCGCGCAGGGCGCTGGAGGCGTTGAGCCTGGGCGAAATCGACGCCTTCATCGGAGACACCGTCTCCGTGCACTATCTGATGCAGGCCCACTCACTGCTCAACCTGCGCGTACAGGGCTTCGCTCCCGTCGAAAGCCGGGGCTTCGGATTCCTGCTGAGGCAGGACGACACGCTGCTGGGCGCCTACCTCGACCAGGCCCTGCCCCGGATCGCCATGCAACATGGCGACGACATCCTGCGCGGCTGGAGCGGCAGCCACAGGCCACTGCAGATCGGCGACCGCGTGACCCTCACGCCGGCCGAGCAACGCTGGCTGGACACGCATCCCAGCGTGCGGGTGGCACTGAACGGTTCCCTGGGCTCGCTGGGTCGGGTGGATCCCGAGGGCCATGCCCATGGCATAGGCCCCGACTATCTGGAACTGATCGGCCGCCGCACCGGTCTGCGGTTCGAGTACACCGGCGCGCGCAACTACGCCGAGCTCGAGGCCCTGCTGGGGACAGGCCGCGCGCTTCTCACGCCGACCTACACCCCGCCGCAGGATCCGTCCCCCGCAGTCCATCTGCTGGCACCGTTCCTGCGCAGCTCGGTCGTGGTGATGACCCTGCCCCATGCACAGGCTGCTCCTGCACAGCCGCCGAAGCCAAGGCGCATACACCACCTCCATGAGCTTGCGGGCCAGCGCGTGGCCATGGTGGCCGGCTTCTTTCTGGAAGGGGTGGTCAGGCGTGAGCATCCCGCCATACGGCTGCAGATGTACCCTGACCTGGTCCAGGCCCTGTCCAGCGTGGAAGCCGGCAGCAGCGATGCCTTCGTGGGCAACGACCATGCGGCGCGCTATGCCAACGCTCTGCAGCACGAAGGCCGCCTGCAGCTGACCGGCATCCTCGACGACTACACGCGCCCCGTCGGCCTGGCCGTGCATGCCTCCGCGCCCGAACTGCGCAGCATCCTGGAAAAAGCCCAGTTGTCCATCGCGCCCGAGGAAGTGGCCACCATCGTCAATCACTGGGCGCCCCGCGATCACGCCGGCGGCGCCCGATTCTGGCGCGAGCATCGCCAGCGCCTGCTGCTGCTGGCCTGCGCGCTGGCACTGGCCACCGCCATCTCGCTTTTCTGGGGCCTGCGCCTGAGCCGGCAGGTGCGCAGGACACGCCGTGCCGAGCGGCGCGCGGAGGCCGCCAACCAGGCAAAGAGCCTGTTTCTTTCCACGACCAGCCACGAGATCCGCACGCCCCTGAGCGCCATCATCGGCCTGCTGGAGCTGGCCCAGGACAGGGAAAAGCTGGGCCTGCCCCATCGAGAGCCCCTGGCCAACGCCCGCAAGGCGTCCCAGAGCCTGCTGCTGCTCCTGGGCAATGTCCTGGACCTGCACCGCATCGAATCGGGCCATATCGACTCCACTGCCCAGCCCGTGGCACTGAAACCATTGATCGAGGAAATGGCGCCCTTGCTGCAGGGCCTGGCACATGCCAAGCAACTGGCGCTGCACACCGACGTCGGGGCGGACGTGGACCGCTGCGTGACGGCGGATCCCCTGCACCTCAAGCAGATTCTTTTCAATCTGCTGAGCAATGCCATCAAGTTCACCGAGCGCGGCAGTGTCACGCTGCGCGCCCAGGGCGCCAGCCGCCACGGGCGCATGCTGCTGCAACTGGAAGTCGAGGACACGGGAATAGGCATTTCGCCCCATGACCAGGCCCGCCTGTTCCAGGCCTTCTCCCAGGTCGACGCCGCCGGGCAGGCCCAGGCCTTCGGCAGCGGCCTGGGCCTGAGCATCACGCGCCGCCTGGTGGAACACATGGGAGGGACCATCCACCTGGACAGCGCCCCCGGCAAGGGATCGTGCTTCCGGGTAAGGCTGAGCCTTCCCCTGGCACACGCCGATGCAGGCCCTGCTGGCGGCCCGTTGCTGCATGCCGCCATGGCCCAGGACAGCGCCGGCCGCCAGGGACAGGGCGGCATCCGGATCCTGGCCGTGGAAGACTATCTGTTCAACCGCGAGCTGCTCAAGAGCCAGCTGGCAGCCCTGGGCCACAGCATTGTCCTGGCGAGCGATGGGCAGGAAGCATGGTCATGCTGCCTGGCCGAGCCCTTCGACCTGATCATCACCGATGGCCGCATGCCCCAGATGGACGGCGTCGAACTCATCCGGCGGCTTCGCCAACACGAGCAGGAGGGCCGTTTGCGCCGCTGCCACGTGGTCGCGCTGACCGCCAGCACCGACGCATCGGAGGCACGGCGCTACCTCCAGGCCGGCGCCGACGAGGTGCTGTCCAAGCCAGCCTCCATGGAGGACCTGCAACGCATCGCCAGCCAGGTCGAGGAGGACCTGCACGGCGGCTGCATGCCGCCGCGTCCGACCCTCGTCAGCCCGGCCTGA
- a CDS encoding alkaline phosphatase D family protein, whose amino-acid sequence MILRRHLLLSAAGTSLLPSILQAQSAPAAITRDAARPLLPSGLQSGDVLADRAIVWARASRDARMWLEWSTTAGFADPTRVRGPDLLVDSSDGTGRIDLLGLPAGQDIFYRVVLEDLSSANVRSPAMQGHFRTPQAPGGPAKRPLRLVWSGDTAGQGFGINEAFGGMRIYEAMRKTDPDVFLHSGDTIYADGPIAAEVKLRDGTLWKNLVTPEVAKVAETLDEFRGRHRYNLMDANVRALGSEVAQIWQWDDHEVTNNYSDSKSVAQDARYTEKNVQLLAARGQRAFMEYAPMRPFGAAMHQRLYRHLPQGPLADIFVIDMRSHRGPNSHNLQTTEGPDTDMLGRPQVQWLLEGLKRSRATWKLIASDMPISLFVPDGKDAEGRARWEAVANGDHGAPRGRELEMARLLKGIKDAGIKNVVWLTADVHYTAAHHFSPERASFQHFDPFWEFVSGPLNAGGFGPNEMDKTFGGEVVFQKSAGYDNSAPSEGFQFFGQLDIDHRSQALTVVLKDLDGKALYTKTLEPQSA is encoded by the coding sequence ATGATCCTGCGCCGCCACCTTCTGCTATCCGCCGCCGGCACCTCGCTGCTGCCCTCCATCCTCCAGGCGCAAAGCGCGCCCGCCGCCATCACGCGCGACGCCGCGCGGCCGCTGCTGCCCTCGGGCCTGCAAAGCGGCGACGTGCTGGCCGACCGCGCCATCGTCTGGGCGCGGGCCAGCCGCGACGCGCGCATGTGGCTGGAGTGGTCCACCACCGCCGGCTTCGCCGATCCCACGCGCGTGCGCGGGCCGGACCTGCTGGTGGACAGCAGCGATGGCACGGGCCGCATCGACCTGCTCGGCCTGCCTGCGGGCCAGGACATCTTCTACCGCGTGGTGCTGGAGGACTTGTCCAGCGCCAATGTGCGATCCCCGGCCATGCAGGGGCACTTCCGAACGCCGCAGGCCCCGGGCGGGCCCGCAAAGCGTCCTCTGCGCCTGGTCTGGAGCGGAGACACCGCAGGCCAGGGCTTCGGCATCAACGAGGCTTTCGGCGGCATGCGCATCTACGAGGCCATGCGCAAGACCGACCCCGACGTCTTCCTGCACAGCGGCGACACCATCTATGCCGACGGCCCCATCGCCGCCGAAGTCAAGCTGCGCGACGGCACGCTGTGGAAGAACCTGGTCACGCCCGAAGTCGCCAAGGTGGCCGAGACGCTGGACGAATTCCGGGGCCGCCACCGCTACAACCTCATGGACGCCAACGTGCGCGCCCTGGGCAGCGAGGTGGCCCAGATCTGGCAGTGGGACGACCACGAGGTCACCAACAACTACTCGGACAGCAAGAGCGTGGCCCAGGATGCGCGCTACACCGAAAAGAACGTGCAGCTGCTGGCCGCGCGCGGCCAGCGCGCCTTCATGGAGTACGCGCCCATGCGCCCCTTCGGCGCGGCCATGCACCAGCGCCTGTACCGCCACCTGCCCCAGGGCCCGCTGGCCGACATCTTCGTGATCGACATGCGCAGCCACCGCGGCCCCAACAGCCACAACCTGCAGACGACCGAAGGCCCGGACACCGACATGCTGGGCCGGCCCCAGGTGCAATGGCTGCTGGAGGGCCTGAAACGCAGCCGCGCCACCTGGAAGCTGATCGCCAGCGACATGCCCATCAGCCTGTTCGTGCCCGACGGCAAGGACGCCGAGGGCCGCGCCCGATGGGAGGCCGTGGCCAATGGCGATCATGGCGCGCCCAGGGGCCGCGAGCTGGAGATGGCGCGCCTGCTCAAGGGCATCAAGGACGCGGGCATCAAGAACGTGGTCTGGCTCACGGCCGACGTGCACTACACGGCCGCCCACCACTTCAGCCCCGAGCGTGCCAGCTTCCAGCACTTCGATCCGTTCTGGGAATTCGTCTCGGGTCCGCTGAACGCGGGCGGCTTCGGCCCCAACGAGATGGACAAGACCTTCGGCGGCGAGGTGGTCTTCCAGAAAAGCGCGGGCTACGACAACTCCGCGCCCAGCGAAGGCTTCCAGTTCTTCGGCCAGCTCGACATAGACCACCGCAGCCAGGCGCTGACCGTGGTGCTCAAGGACCTGGACGGCAAGGCGCTGTACACCAAGACCCTGGAGCCGCAGAGCGCCTGA
- a CDS encoding LysR substrate-binding domain-containing protein — protein MNKQPAPEDLRVFTVVARKSGFAAAAEELGASPAYVSKRIRLLEEELGVKLLHRTTRRVAVTEEGERVFHWAQRILDDMDQLMQEVAVTRSEPRGLLRVSSSFGFGRHVIAPALSRLVERHPGLQVRLDVFDRLVDVAGEGFDLDVRVGDEIAPHLIARRLADNHRVLCAAPAYLARRGTPRTPAELSAHDCLAIKERDQAFGVWRLRAGAAEQSVKVTGPLSANNGEMVVQWAVDGRGIALRSLWDVGPHLQAGRLVQVLPEWRQEANVWAVYPTRLQLSAKVRVCVEFLQEHFRQEWMAGAP, from the coding sequence GTGAATAAACAGCCTGCCCCCGAGGATTTGCGCGTCTTCACTGTGGTGGCCCGCAAGTCGGGCTTTGCGGCAGCGGCCGAGGAATTGGGCGCATCGCCTGCCTATGTGAGCAAGCGCATCCGCCTGCTGGAGGAGGAACTGGGCGTGAAGCTGCTGCACCGCACGACGCGCCGCGTGGCCGTGACCGAGGAGGGCGAGCGGGTCTTCCACTGGGCGCAGCGCATCCTGGACGACATGGACCAGCTCATGCAGGAGGTGGCCGTCACGCGCAGCGAGCCGCGCGGCCTGCTGCGCGTGAGCAGCAGCTTCGGCTTCGGCCGCCATGTGATCGCGCCCGCGCTGTCCCGCCTGGTGGAGCGCCATCCGGGGCTGCAGGTGCGGCTCGACGTGTTCGACCGGCTGGTGGACGTGGCGGGCGAGGGCTTCGATCTGGATGTGCGCGTGGGTGACGAGATCGCGCCCCACCTGATTGCGCGGCGGCTGGCCGACAACCACCGCGTGCTGTGCGCCGCGCCTGCCTACCTGGCGCGCCGTGGCACGCCGCGCACGCCGGCCGAGCTGTCGGCGCACGACTGCCTGGCCATCAAGGAGCGCGACCAGGCCTTTGGCGTGTGGCGTCTGCGCGCAGGCGCTGCCGAGCAATCGGTGAAGGTCACGGGGCCGCTGTCGGCCAACAATGGCGAAATGGTGGTGCAGTGGGCCGTGGACGGGCGCGGCATTGCGCTGCGCTCGCTGTGGGATGTGGGGCCCCATCTGCAGGCCGGGCGCCTGGTGCAGGTGCTGCCGGAGTGGCGGCAGGAGGCGAATGTCTGGGCCGTCTATCCGACACGGCTGCAGCTGTCGGCCAAGGTGCGGGTGTGCGTGGAATTCCTGCAGGAGCATTTCCGGCAGGAGTGGATGGCCGGCGCACCCTGA
- the gorA gene encoding glutathione-disulfide reductase, with amino-acid sequence MKHYDYIVIGGGSGGIASANRAAMHGRHCALIEAGEIGGTCVNVGCVPKKVMWHAAQIGEAMHRYGPDYGWDATVNRLDWQRLVDSRSAYIDRIHASYETGLARNKVELIQGFGRFVDARTVEVGGQRLSADHILIATGTRPARPDIPGAELGIDSDGFFALKALPARTAVVGAGYIAVEIAGVLHALGSETHLFVRQDTALRGFDPLLSQTLMEIMEAEGPTVHRRATPKAVVRNADGSLDLQLQDGSRHTVDCVVWAVGRRPDTSGLNLAAAGVALKDSGHIAVDKYQDTNVPGIHAVGDITGRIELTPVAVAAGRRLSERLFNGKAGEHLDYENVPTVVFSHPPIGTVGLTEPQARERFGDGQVKVYQSAFTAMYTAVTRHRQPARMKLVCVGPEERIVGIHGIGLGMDEMLQGFAVALKMGATKRDFDDTVAIHPTAAEEFVTMR; translated from the coding sequence ATGAAACACTACGACTACATCGTCATCGGCGGCGGCAGCGGCGGCATCGCATCGGCCAACCGCGCGGCCATGCACGGGCGCCATTGCGCGCTGATCGAAGCCGGCGAGATCGGCGGCACCTGCGTCAACGTGGGCTGCGTACCCAAGAAGGTCATGTGGCATGCAGCCCAGATCGGCGAGGCCATGCACCGCTACGGCCCCGACTACGGCTGGGATGCCACCGTCAACCGCCTGGACTGGCAGCGCCTGGTGGACAGCCGCAGCGCCTATATCGACCGCATCCATGCCTCGTATGAAACCGGACTGGCACGCAACAAGGTCGAGCTGATCCAGGGCTTTGGCCGCTTCGTGGATGCACGCACCGTGGAAGTGGGCGGCCAGCGGCTCAGTGCCGACCACATCCTCATCGCCACGGGCACGCGCCCGGCACGGCCAGACATTCCAGGCGCCGAGCTGGGCATCGACTCCGACGGCTTCTTCGCTCTCAAGGCCCTGCCCGCGCGCACGGCCGTGGTGGGCGCGGGCTACATCGCCGTCGAGATCGCGGGCGTGCTGCATGCGCTGGGCTCCGAGACCCATCTGTTCGTGCGCCAGGACACGGCGCTGCGCGGCTTCGACCCGCTGCTGAGCCAGACCCTGATGGAGATAATGGAGGCCGAAGGCCCCACCGTGCACCGCCGGGCCACCCCGAAGGCCGTGGTCCGCAACGCAGACGGCAGCCTGGACCTGCAACTGCAGGACGGCAGCCGCCACACCGTGGACTGCGTGGTCTGGGCCGTGGGCCGCAGGCCCGACACCTCGGGACTGAACCTGGCAGCCGCCGGCGTGGCGCTCAAGGACAGCGGCCACATCGCGGTGGACAAATACCAGGACACCAACGTGCCCGGCATCCATGCCGTGGGCGACATCACGGGCCGCATCGAACTCACGCCCGTGGCAGTGGCCGCGGGCCGGCGCCTGTCCGAGCGCCTGTTCAACGGCAAGGCCGGCGAGCACCTGGACTACGAGAACGTGCCCACCGTGGTCTTCAGCCATCCGCCCATAGGCACGGTGGGCCTGACCGAGCCGCAGGCGCGCGAGCGCTTCGGCGACGGCCAGGTCAAGGTCTACCAGTCGGCCTTCACCGCCATGTACACGGCCGTCACCCGCCACCGCCAGCCCGCGCGCATGAAGCTGGTCTGCGTGGGGCCCGAGGAGCGCATCGTGGGCATCCACGGCATAGGCTTGGGCATGGACGAGATGCTGCAGGGCTTTGCCGTGGCGCTCAAGATGGGCGCCACCAAGCGCGACTTCGACGACACCGTGGCCATCCACCCGACGGCGGCGGAGGAGTTCGTGACGATGCGCTGA
- a CDS encoding NAD(P)/FAD-dependent oxidoreductase produces MTTPLSFDAIVIGAGAAGLFCAAQAGQRSLSVLLIDHAEKVAEKIRISGGGRCNFTNRDLDVRAPHRHFVGANPQFCRSALSRYTPADFIALMDRHGIAHHEKHKGQLFADRSAEDIIAMLLAECQAGGVQRWQPCKVESVEHADGRYHLRTSRGAVQAPSLVIATGGLSIPKIGATDFGYRLARQFGLPLVERAPGLVPLTFDGDAWAPYAQLAGLALPVEISTGSKKERMAFMEDLLFTHRGLSGPAVLQISSYWKAGTPLSINLAPGVDLQDELLKAKSRSRKRIANELAQWLPARLADAWVQQDAAWQRPIAEASDKALNQLAERLSRWEIVPTGTEGYKKAEVTLGGVDTRALSQQTMECKAQPGLYCIGEVVDITGWLGGYNFQWAWASGHACAQALPAAGFVTSAASRV; encoded by the coding sequence GTGACCACCCCCCTCTCATTCGACGCCATCGTCATCGGCGCCGGCGCGGCCGGCCTGTTCTGCGCGGCCCAGGCCGGCCAGCGCAGCCTGTCCGTGCTGCTGATCGACCATGCGGAGAAGGTCGCCGAGAAAATCCGCATCTCGGGCGGCGGCCGCTGCAACTTCACCAACCGCGACCTGGACGTGCGCGCGCCGCACAGGCATTTCGTGGGCGCCAACCCGCAGTTCTGCCGCTCGGCGCTGTCGCGCTACACGCCGGCCGACTTCATCGCGCTCATGGACCGGCACGGCATCGCCCACCATGAAAAGCACAAGGGCCAGCTGTTCGCCGACCGCTCGGCCGAGGACATCATCGCCATGCTGCTGGCCGAATGCCAGGCCGGCGGCGTGCAGCGCTGGCAGCCCTGCAAGGTGGAATCCGTAGAGCATGCGGACGGCCGGTACCACCTGCGCACCAGCCGTGGCGCCGTGCAGGCGCCCAGCCTGGTCATCGCCACGGGCGGCCTGTCCATCCCCAAGATCGGCGCCACCGACTTCGGCTACCGCCTGGCCCGGCAGTTCGGACTGCCGCTCGTCGAGCGCGCGCCCGGCCTGGTGCCGCTGACCTTCGACGGCGATGCCTGGGCGCCCTATGCCCAGCTCGCGGGCCTGGCCCTGCCCGTGGAGATAAGTACCGGAAGCAAGAAGGAGCGCATGGCCTTCATGGAAGACCTGCTGTTCACCCACCGCGGCCTGTCGGGTCCCGCCGTGCTGCAGATATCGAGCTACTGGAAGGCGGGCACGCCCCTGTCCATCAACCTCGCGCCCGGGGTGGACCTGCAGGACGAACTGCTCAAGGCCAAGTCGCGTTCGCGCAAGCGCATCGCCAACGAACTGGCGCAGTGGCTGCCCGCGCGCCTGGCCGATGCCTGGGTGCAGCAGGACGCGGCCTGGCAGCGCCCCATTGCAGAAGCCTCGGACAAGGCCCTGAACCAACTGGCCGAGCGCCTGTCGCGCTGGGAAATCGTGCCCACGGGCACCGAGGGCTACAAGAAGGCCGAGGTGACGCTGGGCGGCGTGGACACGCGCGCCCTGTCGCAGCAGACCATGGAATGCAAGGCCCAGCCCGGGCTGTATTGCATTGGCGAGGTCGTGGACATCACGGGATGGCTGGGCGGCTACAACTTCCAATGGGCCTGGGCCAGTGGCCACGCCTGCGCGCAGGCATTGCCGGCCGCAGGATTTGTCACCTCTGCAGCATCTCGCGTATAA
- the rpsU gene encoding 30S ribosomal protein S21: protein MTTIRVKENEPYEVALRRFKRTIEKLGLLTDLRAREFYEKPTAERKRKKAAAVKRHYKRVRSMQLPKKLY, encoded by the coding sequence ATGACCACCATCCGCGTTAAAGAAAACGAGCCCTATGAAGTTGCCCTGCGCCGCTTCAAGCGCACCATCGAAAAGCTCGGCCTGCTGACCGACCTGCGCGCTCGCGAGTTCTACGAGAAGCCCACTGCCGAACGCAAGCGCAAGAAGGCTGCCGCCGTCAAGCGTCACTACAAGCGCGTTCGCAGCATGCAGCTGCCCAAGAAGCTGTACTGA
- a CDS encoding GatB/YqeY domain-containing protein — MSLKAQITEDMKTAMRAKDSERLGTIRLLQAAMKQKEVDERIELDDAAIVAIVDKLIKQRKDSIAAFEGAGRQDLADKEKAEMAVLTAYLPERMSAEEVAGAVKAIVAELGASGPGDMGKVMGAAKAQLAGKADMGQVSAAVKAALAG; from the coding sequence ATGAGCCTCAAGGCCCAGATCACCGAAGACATGAAGACCGCCATGCGCGCCAAGGACAGCGAGCGCCTGGGCACCATCCGCCTGCTCCAGGCCGCGATGAAGCAAAAGGAAGTCGACGAGCGCATCGAGCTGGATGATGCCGCCATCGTCGCCATCGTGGACAAGCTGATCAAGCAGCGCAAGGACAGCATCGCCGCCTTCGAGGGCGCGGGCCGCCAGGACCTGGCCGACAAGGAAAAGGCCGAGATGGCCGTGCTCACGGCCTACCTGCCCGAGCGCATGTCGGCCGAGGAAGTGGCCGGCGCCGTGAAGGCCATCGTGGCAGAGCTGGGCGCATCGGGCCCCGGCGACATGGGCAAGGTCATGGGCGCGGCCAAGGCGCAACTGGCCGGCAAGGCCGACATGGGCCAGGTCTCCGCCGCCGTGAAGGCCGCCCTGGCGGGTTGA
- a CDS encoding tartrate dehydrogenase yields MQDTFKIAVIAGDGIGKEVMPEGLRALEAAAQRFALKLEFHAFDWAHCDYYLAHGKMMPDDWKAQLSGMDAIFFGAVGWPATVPDHISLWGSLLKFRREFDQYINLRPVRLFEGVPCPLAGRKPGDIDYYVVRENTEGEYTSLGGIMYEGTDREIVIQESVYSRKGAERLLRYAFDLARSRERKHVTLATKSNGIAISMPWWDQRAEDVAKGYPEVTLDKQHIDILTARFVLQPGRFDVVAATNLFGDILSDLGPATTGTIGLAPSANLNPDRTFPSLFEPVHGSAPDIYGRNIANPIAMVWSAALMLDFLTHGQGAGRAAHDAIVSAIEETIRSGPRTPDLGGTASTTEVGQAIAAVIARG; encoded by the coding sequence ATGCAAGACACATTCAAGATCGCAGTCATCGCCGGCGACGGCATCGGCAAGGAAGTCATGCCCGAAGGCCTGCGCGCCCTGGAGGCCGCCGCCCAGCGCTTTGCGCTGAAGCTCGAATTCCATGCTTTCGACTGGGCGCACTGCGACTACTACCTGGCGCACGGAAAAATGATGCCCGACGACTGGAAGGCCCAGCTGTCCGGCATGGACGCCATCTTCTTCGGCGCCGTGGGCTGGCCCGCCACCGTGCCAGACCACATCTCGCTGTGGGGCTCGCTGCTCAAGTTCCGCCGCGAATTCGACCAGTACATCAACCTGCGCCCCGTGCGCCTGTTCGAGGGCGTGCCCTGCCCGCTGGCCGGCCGCAAGCCCGGCGACATCGACTACTACGTGGTGCGCGAGAACACCGAGGGCGAGTACACCTCGCTGGGCGGCATCATGTACGAGGGCACGGACCGCGAGATCGTGATCCAGGAGTCGGTCTACTCGCGCAAGGGCGCGGAGCGCCTGCTCAGGTACGCCTTCGACCTGGCCCGCAGCCGCGAGCGCAAGCATGTCACCCTGGCCACCAAGAGCAACGGCATCGCCATCAGCATGCCCTGGTGGGACCAGCGCGCCGAGGACGTGGCCAAGGGCTACCCCGAGGTCACGCTGGACAAGCAGCACATCGACATCCTGACCGCGCGCTTCGTGCTGCAGCCGGGCCGCTTCGACGTGGTGGCCGCCACCAACCTGTTCGGCGACATCCTCAGCGACCTGGGCCCGGCCACCACGGGCACCATCGGCCTGGCCCCCTCGGCCAACCTCAATCCCGACCGCACCTTCCCCAGCCTGTTCGAGCCCGTGCACGGCTCGGCGCCCGACATCTACGGCAGGAACATCGCCAACCCCATCGCCATGGTCTGGTCGGCGGCGCTGATGCTGGACTTCCTGACCCACGGCCAGGGCGCGGGCCGCGCAGCCCATGACGCCATCGTTTCGGCCATCGAGGAAACCATCAGGAGCGGCCCGCGCACGCCCGACCTGGGCGGCACGGCCAGCACCACCGAAGTGGGCCAGGCCATCGCGGCCGTGATCGCGCGCGGCTGA